A window of the Callospermophilus lateralis isolate mCalLat2 chromosome 7, mCalLat2.hap1, whole genome shotgun sequence genome harbors these coding sequences:
- the Celsr2 gene encoding cadherin EGF LAG seven-pass G-type receptor 2 isoform X4 — translation MRTRAASAPLPTPPLPLPLPLPPLLLLLLLLLPLPPLLGDQVGPCRSLGSGGRGSSGACAPVGWLCPASASNLWLYTSRCRDAGIELTGHLVPHHDGLRVWCPESGAHIPLPPAPEGCPWSCRLLGIGGHLSPQGKLTLPQEHPCLKAPQLKCQSCKLAQVPGLRAGEGSPEESMGGRRKRNVNTAPQFQPPSYQATVPENQPAGTSVASLRAIDPDEGEAGRLEYTMDALFDSRSNHFFSLDPITGAVTTAEELDRETKSTHVFRVTAQDHGMPRRSALATLTILVTDTNDHDPVFEQQEYKESLRENLEVGYEVLTVRATDGDAPPNANILYRLLEGPGGSPSEVFEIDPRSGVIRTRGPVDREEVESYKLTVEATDQGRDPGPRSATATVFLSVEDDNDNAPQFSEKRYVVQVREDVTPGAPVLRVTASDRDKGSNALVHYSIMSGNARGQFYLDAQTGALDVVSPLDYETTKEYTLRVRAQDGGRPPLSNVSGLVTVQVLDINDNAPIFVSTPFQATVLESVPLGYLVLHVQAIDADAGDNARLEYRLAGVGHDFPFTINNGTGWISVAAELDREEVDFYSFGVEARDHGIPALTASASVSVTILDVNDNNPTFTQPEYTVRLNEDAAVGTSVVTVSAVDRDAHSVITYQITSGNTRNRFSITSQSGGGLVSLALPLDYKLERQYVLAVTASDGTRQDTAQIVVNVTDANTHRPVFQSSHYTVNVNEDRPAGTTVVLISATDEDTGENARITYFMEDSIPQFRIDADTGAVTTQAELDYEDQVSYTLAITARDNGIPQKSDTTYLEILVNDVNDNAPQFLRDSYQGSVYEDVPPFTSVLQISATDRDSGLNGRVFYTFQGGDDGDGDFIVESTSGIVRTLRRLDRENVAQYILRAYAVDKGMPPARTPMEVTVTVLDVNDNPPVFEQDEFDVFVEENSPIGLAVARVTATDPDEGTNAQIMYQIVEGNIPEVFQLDIFSGELTALVDLDYEDRPEYVLVIQATSAPLVSRATVHVRLLDRNDNPPVLGNFEILFNNYVTNRSSSFPGGAIGRVPAHDPDISDSLTYSFERGNELSLVLLNASTGELRLSRALDNNRPLEAIMSVLVSDGVHSVTAQCALRVTIITDEMLTHSITLRLEDMSPERFLSPLLGLFIQAVAATLATPPDHVVVFNVQRDTDAPGGHILNVSLSVGQPPGPGGGPPFLPSEDLQERLYLNRSLLTAISAQRVLPFDDNICLREPCENYMRCVSVLRFDSSAPFIASSSVLFRPIHPVGGLRCRCPPGFTGDYCETEVDLCYSRPCGPHGRCRSREGGYTCLCREGYTGEHCEVSARSGRCTPGVCKNGGTCVNLLVGGFKCDCPSGDFEKPYCQVTTRSFPARSFITFRGLRQRFHFTLALSFATKERNGLLLYNGRFNEKHDFVALEVIQEQVQLTFSAGESTTTVSPFVPGGVSDGQWHTVQLKYYNKPLLGQTGLPQGPSEQKVAVVSVDGCDTGVALRFGAILGNYSCAAQGTQGGSKKSLDLTGPLLLGGVPDLPESFPVRMRHFVGCMKNLQVDSRHVDMADFIANNGTVPGCPTKKNVCDSNTCHNGGTCVNQWDAFSCECPLGFGGKSCAQEMANPQHFLGNSLVAWHGLSLPISQPWHLSLMFRTRQANGVLLQAVTRGRSTITLQLREGHVVLSVEGTGLQASSLRLEPGRANDGDWHHTQLSLGASGGPGHAILSFDYGQQRAEGNLGPRLHGLHLSNITVGGVPGPASGVARGFRGCLQGVRVSETPEGVSSLDPSRGESINVEPGCSLPDPCDSNPCPANSYCSNDWDSYSCSCDPGYYGDNCTNVCDLNPCEHQSVCTRKPSAPHGYTCECPPNYLGPYCETRIDQPCPRGWWGHPTCGPCNCDVSKGFDPDCNKTSGECHCKENHYRPPGSPTCLLCDCYPTGSLSRVCDPEDGQCPCKPGVIGRQCDRCDNPFAEVTTNGCEVNYDSCPRAIEAGIWWPRTRFGLPAAAPCPKGSFGTAVRHCDEHRGWLPPNLFNCTSVTFSELKGLAERLQRNESGLDSGRSQRLALLLRNATQHTAGYFGSDVKVAYQLATRLLAHESAQRGFGLSATQDVHFTENLLRVGSALLDAANKRHWELIQQTEGGTAWLLQHYEAYASALAQNMRHTYLSPFTIVTPNIVISVVRLDKGNFAGAKLPRYEALRGERPPDLETTVILPESVFREMTPVVRPAGPGEAQEPEELARRQRRHPELSQGEAVASVIIYRTLAGLLPHNYDPDKRSLRVPKRPVINTPVVSISVHDDEELLPRALDKPVTVQFRLLETEERTKPICVFWNHSILVSGTGGWSARGCEVVFRNESHVSCQCNHMTSFAVLMDVSRRENGEILPLKTLTYVALGVTLAALLLTFLFLTLLRALRSNQHGIRRNLTAALGLAQLVFLLGINQADLPFACTVIAILLHFLYLCTFSWALLEALHLYRALTEVRDVNAGPMRFYYMLGWGVPAFITGLAVGLDPEGYGNPDFCWLSIYDTLIWSFAGPVAFAVSMSVFLYILAARASCAAQRQGFEKKGPVSGLQPSFAVLLLLSASWLLALLSVNSDTLLFHYLFAACNCVQGPFIFLSYVVLSKEVRKALKFACSRKPSPDPALTTKSTLTSSYNCPSPYADGRLYQPYGDSAGSLHSASRSGKSQPSYIPFLLREESTLNPGQVPPGMGDPGGLFLEGQDQQHDPDTDSDSDLSLEDDQSGSYASTHSSDSEEEEEEEEEAAFPDGGPGPGKAPWPGDFGTTAKESSGSGAPEERPRENGDALSRDGSLGSLPGSSAQPHKGILKKKCLPTISEKSSLLRLPLEHGTGSSRGSSASEGSRGGLPPRPPPRQSLQEQLNGVMPIAMSIKAGTVDEDSSGSDSDETSI, via the exons ATGCGGACCCGGGCTGCCAGCGCCCCCCTCCCAACGCCgccgctgccgctgccgctgccgctgccgccgctgctgctgctgctgctgttgctgctgccgCTGCCACCACTACTGGGAGACCAAGTGGGGCCCTGTCGTTCTCTCGGGTCTGGGGGACGAGGCTCCTCGGGGGCCTGCGCCCCCGTGGGCTGGCTCTGTCCAGCTTCAGCCTCGAACCTCTGGCTCTACACCAGCCGTTGCAGAGATGCGGGCATTGAGCTGACTGGCCACCTGGTGCCCCACCACGATGGCCTGAGGGTCTGGTGTCCAGAATCCGGTGCCCATATCCCCCTTCCACCAGCCCCTGAAGGCTGCCCCTGGAGCTGTCGCCTCCTGGGCATTGGAGGCCACCTTTCTCCACAGGGCAAGTTGACCCTGCCTCAGGAGCACCCTTGCTTAAAGGCTCCACAGTTGAAATGTCAGTCCTGCAAGCTGGCACAGGTCCCAGGGCTCAGGGCAGGGGAAGGGTCACCAGAGGAGTCCATGGGTGGACGTCGAAAAAGGAATGTAAATACAGCACCTCAGTTCCAACCCCCCAGCTATCAGGCCACAGTGCCTGAGAACCAGCCAGCGGGAACCTCTGTTGCATCACTCCGTGCCATTGAtccagatgagggagaggcaggtCGGCTTGAGTACACCATGGATGCCCTCTTTGATAGCCGCTCCAACCATTTCTTCTCCTTGGACCCAATCACTGGTGCTGTCACCACAGCAGAGGAGTTGGATCGGGAGACCAAGAGTACCCATGTCTTCAGGGTCACTGCACAGGATCATGGTATGCCTCGAAGGAGTGCCCTGGCTACACTCACCATTTTGGTGACTGACACCAATGACCATGACCCTGTTTTTGAGCAGCAGGAGTACAAGGAGAGCCTCAGGGAGAACCTGGAGGTTGGCTATGAGGTGCTCACTGTCAGGGCCACGGATGGTGATGCTCCCCCCAATGCCAATATTCTGTACCGCCTGCTGGAGGGGCCTGGGGGCAGCCCTTCTGAAGTCTTTGAAATTGACCCTCGATCTGGTGTGATCCGCACCCGTGGCCCAGTGGATCGGGAAGAGGTGGAGTCCTACAAGCTGACAGTGGAAGCAACTGACCAGGGTCGGGACCCAGGTCCACGGAGTGCCACAGCCACTGTTTTTCTGTCTGTGGAGGACGACAATGACAATGCCCCTCAGTTTAGTGAGAAGCGTTACGTGGTCCAGGTGCGAGAAGATGTGACCCCAGGGGCACCAGTACTCCGTGTCACAGCCTCGGACCGGGACAAGGGCAGCAATGCCCTGGTGCACTATAGCATCATGAGTGGCAATGCTCGGGGACAGTTTTATCTGGATGCCCAGACTGGGGCCCTGGATGTTGTGAGCCCTCTTGACTATGAGACAACCAAAGAGTATACTCTACGGGTGCGGGCACAGGATGGAGGTCGGCCCCCACTGTCTAATGTCTCTGGCCTGGTAACAGTGCAAGTCCTGGATATTAATGATAATGCCCCTATCTTTGTCAGCACCCCTTTCCAAGCTACTGTCCTGGAGAGTGTCCCCTTAGGCTACTTGGTTCTCCATGTCCAAGCAATTGATGCTGATGCTGGTGACAATGCCCGCCTGGAGTACCGCCTTGCTGGAGTTGGGCATGACTTCCCTTTCACTATCAACAATGGCACAGGCTGGATCTCTGTGGCTGCTGAGCTGGACCGGGAGGAAGTTGATTTCTATAGCTTTGGGGTAGAAGCCCGAGACCATGGCATCCCAGCACTCACTGCCTCAGCCAGTGTCAGTGTAACCATCCTGGACGTCAATGATAACAACCCAACCTTTACCCAGCCAGAGTACACAGTTCGGCTCAATGAGGATGCAGCTGTGGGCACCAGTGTAGTGACTGTGTCAGCTGTGGACCGCGATGCTCATAGTGTCATCACATACCAGATCACCAGCGGTAACACCCGCAACCGCTTCTCCATCACCAGTCAGAGTGGTGGTGGACTGGTGTCCCTCGCCTTGCCACTGGACTACAAACTTGAGAGGCAGTATGTGTTGGCTGTTACTGCCTCTGATGGCACAAGGCAGGATACAGCGCAGATTGTGGTGAATGTCACTGATGCCAACACCCATCGTCCGGTCTTTCAGAGCTCCCACtatacagtgaatgttaatgaggACCGGCCAGCAGGCACCACGGTGGTGCTGATCAGTGCTACAGACGAGGACACAGGTGAGAATGCCCGTATTACCTACTTTATGGAGGACAGCATCCCCCAGTTCCGTATTGATGCAGACACAGGGGCTGTCACCACCCAGGCTGAACTAGACTATGAAGACCAGGTGTCTTATACCTTGGCCATCACTGCTCGGGACAATGGCATTCCCCAGAAGTCTGACACCACCTACCTGGAGATTCTGGTGAATGATGTGAATGACAATGCTCCTCAGTTCCTAAGGGATTCCTATCAGGGCAGTGTCTATGAGGATGTGCCCCCTTTCACCAGTGTCCTGCAGATCTCAGCCACTGATCGTGACTCTGGTCTTAATGGCCGGGTATTCTATACCTTCCAAGGAGGTGATGATGGAGATGGCGACTTTATTGTAGAGTCCACTTCAGGCATAGTGAGAACACTGCGCAGGCTAGATCGTGAGAATGTGGCCCAGTACATCTTACGAGCATATGCAGTGGACAAGGGGATGCCCCCAGCCCGCACACCCATGGAAGTGACAGTCACTGTGTTAGATGTGAATGACAATCCACCTGTCTTTGAGCAGGATGAGTTTGATGTGTTTGTGGAAGAGAACAGCCCCATTGGGCTGGCCGTGGCCCGTGTCACGGCCACTGACCCTGATGAAGGCACCAATGCACAGATCATGTACCAGATTGTGGAGGGTAACATCCCTGAGGTCTTCCAGTTGGATATTTTTTCTGGGGAGCTGACTGCCCTGGTGGACTTAGACTACGAGGACCGGCCTGAATACGTCCTAGTCATCCAGGCCACATCAGCTCCACTGGTGAGCAGGGCTACTGTCCATGTCCGCCTCCTTGACCGCAATGACAACCCACCAGTGCTGGGCAACTTTGAAATCCTTTTCAACAACTATGTCACCAACCGCTCGAGCAGCTTCCCTGGGGGTGCCATTGGCCGTGTGCCTGCTCATGACCCTGACATCTCGGACAGCCTGACTTACAGCTTTGAGCGGGGAAATGAACTCAGCTTGGTCCTACTCAACGCTTCCACGGGAGAGCTGAGGCTGAGCCGGGCACTGGATAACAACCGGCCTCTGGAGGCCATCATGAGCGTGTTGGTGTCAG ATGGCGTTCACAGCGTGACAGCCCAGTGTGCACTGCGCGTCACCATTATCACAGATGAGATGCTCACACACAGTATCACGTTGCGCCTGGAAGACATGTCGCCTGAGCGCTTCCTGTCACCACTGCTGGGCCTCTTCATTCAAGCTGTGGCCGCCACGTTGGCCACGCCCCCGGACCACGTGGTGGTCTTTAACGTGCAGCGGGACACCGATGCCCCCGGTGGCCACATCCTCAACGTGAGCCTGTCAGTGGGCCAGCCACCGGGACCCGGGGGTGGGCCGCCCTTTCTGCCCTCCGAAGACCTGCAGGAGCGCCTGTACCTCAATCGCAGCCTGCTGACGGCCATCTCGGCGCAGCGCGTGCTGCCCTTCGACGACAACATCTGCCTGCGCGAGCCCTGTGAGAACTACATGCGCTGCGTGTCGGTTCTGCGCTTCGACTCCTCCGCGCCCTTCATCGCCTCCTCCTCCGTGCTCTTTCGGCCCATCCACCCGGTCGGGGGGCTGCGCTGCCGTTGCCCGCCAGGCTTCACCGGAGACTACTGTGAGACGGAGGTGGACCTCTGCTACTCGCGCCCCTGTGGTCCCCATGGGCGCTGCCGCAGCCGTGAGGGAGGCTACACCTGCCTCTGCCGCGAGGGCTACACGG GTGAGCACTGTGAGGTGAGTGCCCGCTCAGGCCGTTGCACCCCAGGTGTCTGCAAGAATGGGGGTACCTGTGTCAACCTGCTAGTGGGCGGTTTCAAGTGTGACTGCCCATCTGGGGACTTCGAGAAGCCCTACTGCCAGGTGACCACGCGCAGCTTCCCTGCCCGCTCCTTTATCACCTTCCGTGGCCTGCGCCAGCGCTTCCACTTCACCCTGGCCCTCTC GTTTGCCACTAAGGAGCGCAACGGGCTGCTGTTGTACAATGGGCGCTTCAATGAGAAGCATGACTTTGTGGCCCTCGAGGTGATCCAGGAGCAGGTTCAACTCACCTTCTCTGCAG GAGAGTCGACCACCACCGTGTCACCATTTGTACCTGGAGGGGTCAGTGATGGCCAGTGGCACACGGTGCAGCTGAAGTACTATAATAAG CCACTGTTGGGCCAGACAGGACTCCCACAGGGCCCATCTGAACAGAAGGTGGCTGTGGTGTCTGTGGATGGCTGTGATACAGGAGTGGCTCTGCGCTTCGGAGCTATACTGGGCAACTACTCCTGTGCTGCTCAGGGCACCCAGGGTGGCAGCAAGAA GTCTCTGGATCTGACAGGGCCCCTGCTGCTGGGTGGGGTGCCCGACCTGCCTGAGAGCTTCCCTGTCCGAATGCGGCACTTTGTGGGCTGCATGAAGAACTTGCAAGTGGACAGCCGGCATGTAGACATGGCCGACTTCATTGCCAACAATGGCACTGTGCCTG GATGCCCCACCAAGAAGAATGTGTGTGACAGCAACACTTGCCACAATGGGGGCACCTGCGTGAACCAGTGGGATGCGTTCAGCTGCGAGTGTCCCCTGGGCTTCGGGGGCAAGAGCTGTGCCCAGG aAATGGCCAATCCCCAGCACTTCCTGGGCAACAGCCTTGTGGCCTGGCACGGCCTCTCACTGCCCATCTCTCAGCCTTGGCACCTCAGTCTCATGTTCCGCACACGCCAGGCCAATGGCGTCCTGCTACAGGCTGTCACCAGGGGACGCAGCACCATTACCCTACAG CTTCGAGAGGGCCACGTGGTTTTGAGTGTGGAGGGCACAGGGCTCCAGGCCTCGTCCCTCCGTCTGGAGCCAGGCCGGGCCAATGATGGTGACTGGCACCACACTCAGCTGTCACTGGGAGCCAGCGGGGGCCCTGGCCATGCCATCCTGTCCTTCGACTACGGGCAGCAGAGGGCAGAGGGAAACCTGGGCCCCCGCCTGCATGGGCTGCACCTGAGCAACATTACAGTAGGGGGAGTCCCTGGGCCTGCCAGTGGTGTGGCCCGAGGCTTCCGGGGCTGTTTGCag GGTGTGCGGGTAAGTGAGACGCCTGAGGGTGTCAGTAGTCTTGATCCCAGCCGTGGGGAGAGCATCAACGTGGAACCAGGATGTAGCTTGCCAGATCCCTGTGACTCCAACCCGTGTCCTGCTAACAGCTACTGCAGCAATGACTGGGATAGCTATTCCTGCAGCTGTGATCCAG GTTACTATGGTGACAACTGTACTAATGTGTGTGACCTGAACCCTTGTGAGCACCAGTCTGTGTGTACCCGCAAACCTAGTGCTCCCCACGGCTACACCTGTGAATGTCCCCCAAATTACCTTGGGCCATACTGTGAGACCAG GATTGACCAGCCTTGCCCCCGTGGCTGGTGGGGACACCCCACATGTGGCCCATGCAACTGTGACGTCAGCAAAGGCTTTGACCCAGACTGCAACAAGACAAGCGGCGAATGCCACTGCAAG GAGAATCACTACCGGCCTCCTGGCAGCCCCACCTGCCTCCTGTGTGACTGCTACCCCACGGGCTCTTTGTCTCGAGTCTGTGACCCTGAGGACGGCCAGTGTCCATGCAAACCTGGTGTCATCGGGCGCCAGTGTGATCGCTGTGACAACCCTTTTGCTGAAGTCACTACCAATGGCTGTGAAG TGAATTATGACAGCTGCCCACGGGCTATCGAGGCTGGGATCTGGTGGCCCCGAACCCGTTTTGGGCTGCCTGCTGCTGCCCCATGCCCCAAAGGCTCCTTTG GGACCGCTGTGCGCCACTGTGATGAACACAGGGGCTGGCTGCCCCCAAACCTCTTCAACTGCACGTCAGTCACCTTCTCAGAGTTGAAGGGTCTC GCTGAGCGGCTGCAGCGGAACGAATCAGGCCTGGACTCAGGACGCTCCCAGCGGCTGGCCCTGCTCCTGCGCAATGCTACACAGCACACGGCTGGCTACTTTGGCAGTGATGTCAAAGTGGCCTACCAGCTGGCCACACGGCTGCTGGCTCACGAGAGTGCCCAGAGAGGCTTTGGGCTGTCTGCCACACAGGATGTGCACTTCACTGAG AATCTGCTGCGAGTGGGCAGTGCCCTTCTGGATGCAGCCAACAAGCGGCACTGGGAACTGATACAGCAGACGGAGGGCGGCACCGCCTGGCTGCTCCAGCACTACGAGGCCTACGCCAGCGCCCTGGCCCAGAATATGCGGCACACCTATCTAAGCCCCTTCACCATTGTCACGCCCAATATTG TCATCTCTGTAGTGCGCTTGGACAAGGGGAACTTTGCTGGGGCCAAGCTGCCCCGCTATGAAGCACTGCGAGGAGAGCGGCCCCCAGACCTGGAGACGACAGTCATTCTACCCGAGTCTGTCTTCAGAG AGATGACCCCTGTGGTCAGGCCCGCTGGCCCTGGGGAGGCCCAGGAACCTGAGGAGCTGGcacggcggcagcggcggcacCCGGAGCTGAGCCAGGGAGAGGCTGTGGCCAGCGTCATCATCTACCGCACCCTGGCTGGGCTACTGCCCCACAACTACGACCCAGACAAGCGCAGTCTGAG AGTCCCCAAGCGTCCAGTCATCAACACCCCTGTAGTGAGCATCAGCGTCCATGATGATGAGGAGCTCCTGCCTCGCGCCCTggacaagccagtcactgtgcagttcCGGCTGCTGGAGACCGAGGAGCGGACCAAGCCCATCTGTGTCTTCTGGAACCACTCTATCCT GGTCAGTGGCACGGGTGGTTGGTCAGCCCGAGGCTGTGAGGTTGTCTTCCGCAACGAGAGCCATGTCAGCTGCCAGTGCAACCACATGACGAGCTTCGCTGTGCTCATGGATGTGTCCCGGCGGGAG AATGGAGAGATCCTGCCCCTGAAGACACTGACATACGTGGCCCTAGGGGTCACCTTGGCTGCCCTCCTGCTCACCTTCCTCTTCCTCACCCTTCTTCGTGCCCTGCGCTCCAATCAGCATGGCATCCGACGCAACCTGACAGCCGCCCTGGGCCTGGCTCAGCTGGTCTTCCTCCTGGGAATCAACCAGGCTGACCTGCCT TTTGCTTGCACAGTCATTGCCATCCTGCTGCACTTCCTGTACCTCTGCACCTTTTCCTGGGCTCTGCTGGAGGCCTTGCACCTGTACCGGGCACTCACAGAGGTCCGTGATGTCAATGCCGGTCCCATGCGCTTCTACTACATGCTGGGCTGGGGCGTGCCTGCCTTCATCACAG GCCTAGCTGTGGGCTTGGACCCTGAAGGATATGGAAACCCTGACTTCTGCTGGCTCTCCATCTATGACACGCTCATCTGGAGTTTCGCTGGTCCTGTGGCATTTGCAGTCTCG ATGAGTGTCTTCCTGTACATCCTGGCAGCCCGGGCCTCCTGTGCTGCCCAGCGGCAGGGCTTCGAGAAGAAAGGCCCTGT CTCTGGCCTGCAACCTTCCTTTGCTGTCCTCCTACTGCTGAGTGCCTCGTGGCTGCTGGCACTGCTCTCTGTCAACAGTGACACCCTTCTCTTCCACTACCTCTTTGCCGCCTGCAATTGTGTCCAG GGCCCTTTCATCTTCCTCTCCTACGTGGTGCTTAGCAAGGAGGTCCGGAAAGCACTCAAGTTTGCCTGCAGCCGCAAACCCAGCCCTGACCCTGCTCTGACCACCAAGTCCACCCTGACCTCG TCCTACAACTGCCCCAGCCCCTACGCAGACGGGCGACTGTACCAGCCCTATGGAGACTCAGCTGGCTCCCTGCACAGTGCCAGCCGCTCAGGCAAGAGCCAGCCCAGCTACATCCCCTTCTTGCTGAG GGAAGAATCTACCCTGAACCCTGGTCAAGTTCCCCCAGGCATGGGGGACCCAGGCGGCCTCTTCCTGGAAGGTCAAGACCAGCAGCACG ATCCTGACACGGACTCTGACAGTGACCTGTCCCTGGAAGATGACCAGAGTGGCTCCTATGCCTCTACTCACTCATCAGACagcgaggaggaggaagaggaggaggaggaggccgcCTTCCCTG ATGGGGGCCCAGGGCCTGGGAAGGCCCCCTGGCCAGGAGACTTTGGAACCACAGCAAAGGAGAGCAGTGGCAGTGGGGCCCCTGAGGAACGGCCACGGGAAAATGGAGATGCCCTGTCTCGGGATGGGTCCTTGGGCTCCCTTCCAGGCTCTTCTGCCCAGCCTCACAAAG GCATCCTCAAGAAGAAGTGTCTTCCCACCATCAGTGAGAAGAGCAGCCTCCTGAGGCTTCCCCTGGAGCACGGCACGGGCTCTTCTCGGGGTTCTTCAGCCAGCGAAGGCAGCCGGGGAGGGCTCCCTCCCCGCCCACCTCCCCGGCAGAGTCTTCAGGAACAGCTGAACGGTGTAATGCCCATCGCCATGAGCATCAAGGCAGGCACGGTGGATGAGGACTCTTCAGGCTCCGA CAGCGACGAAACGTCCATCTGA